The following are encoded in a window of Mustela nigripes isolate SB6536 chromosome 3, MUSNIG.SB6536, whole genome shotgun sequence genomic DNA:
- the LOC132014373 gene encoding proline-rich protein 36-like yields the protein MAGEGEPSLEVQQPTHPASLPAPCRQLSAWCPNLHPAPDCLGPPGLAAPLVSRARLPWSLPLLSSPRPRETLVGAAREFRAGPGMALLLPWAAQPRSWFPQGRQGLGQPPTRGMGGGVGGLLACPAPPYPGARGQCRPHTVDLLSWGHCRWPLSEQAQACGSRPPQPAREPLEPQCPLSAWHSSAAPGQPQPPSLCCVPLGLGLSVGSRLGLLTPSSFPVPWTGQWALTPSRPHPAHRHRRGHGRWVPSLPCVRLASGEVGASLTRWGASGWIDKPGIAEPLWGFPPPPPPEPDLSPWSAFSSRLPGAWLPPTQGFPTRPSQLVALTSGNPTCGTHPPLSSLEAPSPRPLAQGLIPTKGPSWLPASSGFSNALSVCGQVCPFIHSPTDPSSGVGCFQGVDTLPSRQA from the coding sequence GACTGCCTAGGCCCCCCAGGACTGGCTGCCCCACTGGTCAGCAGGGCCCGCCTCCCGTGGTCTTTGCCACTGCTGTCCTCTCCCAGGCCCAGGGAGACGCTGGTGGGAGCAGCCCGGGAATTTCGGGCAGGCCCAGGCATGGCTCTTCTCCTCCCCTGGGCAGCCCAACCTCGTAGCTGGTTTCCCCAAGGCAGACAGGGCCTGGGGCAGCCTCCAACACGAGGGATGGGCGGCGGGGTTGGGGGGCTCTTGGCCTGCCCAGCACCCCCATACCCTGGTGCGCGCGGCCAGTGCCGGCCTCACACTGTGGACTTGCTGTCTTGGGGTCATTGCCGGTGGCCCCTGTCCGAGCAGGCTCAGGCATGCGGCTCCCGCCCTCCACAGCCTGCACGGGAGCCCCTGGAGCCGCAGTGTCCTTTGTCCGCCTGGCACAGCTCTGCAGCTCCTGGCCAGCCCCAGCCGCCCTCGCTGTGCTGTGTCCCCCTGGGCCTCGGCCTGAGCGTGGGGAGCAGGCTGGGGCTCCTCACCCCGTCCTCGTTCCCTGTGCCATGGACGGGGCAGTGGGCTCTCACCCCAAGCAGACCCCACCCAGCCCACAGGCACCGGAGAGGCCACGGGCGATGGGTACCAAGCCTGCCTTGTGTGCGGCTGGCGTCAGGGGAAGTGGGGGCAAGTCTCACGCGCTGGGGAGCCTCTGGCTGGATCGACAAACCGGGGATCGCAGAACCACTCTGGGGgttcccacctccccctcctcctgagCCAGATCTGAGCCCCTGGTCTGCCTTCTCCTCCCGCCTCCCCGGGGCCTGGTTACCCCCCACCCAAGGCTTCCCGACAAGACCCTCCCAACTGGTGGCTCTTACTTCCGGGAACCCCACATGCGGGACGCACCCTCCCCTGTCCAGCCTGGAAGCCCCTTCTCCCAGGCCCCTTGCACAAGGGTTGATTCCCACGAAGGGGCCCTCCTGGCTCCCTGCCAGCTCAGGGTTTTCTAACGCGCTTTCAGTCTGTGGTCAGGTTTGCCCATTCATTCACTCGCCTACTGATCCCTCGTCTGGTGTTGGCTGCTTCCAAGGAGTGGACACTCTGCCCAGCAGACAAGCCTAG